One stretch of Hymenobacter chitinivorans DSM 11115 DNA includes these proteins:
- a CDS encoding DUF4249 domain-containing protein has translation MWIICKPFALLLTGSLALLLAGCIDQIDADLPEPPKKLVVNSILTPDSVVRVQVSRVTSPLDSSARVLTGAKVYLLVPGQVAVPLSSQGKGLYSLPTAPTSQTAYTLQAELDGYPPVQASDTIPARVPIDEAWYSFPTGTDRNNELLGTIVVRFTDPAAQTNFYELSCYQENQGVLLDVRGNAAVTAEDDKEYEPQSLVFSDRLFNGQAFELRASFLTHGHSGGGSSPPTTRDPLLVLRTVSRAYYQYRKSWTRHLYNQGTKGDTYNLNQLLFLGDPSTMYSNVAGGYGVVVGYSQQTMRLLPR, from the coding sequence ATGTGGATAATTTGTAAGCCCTTTGCCCTGCTGCTGACCGGCAGCCTCGCCCTGCTGCTGGCCGGCTGTATCGACCAGATTGACGCCGATTTGCCGGAGCCGCCGAAGAAGTTGGTCGTCAATTCCATTCTGACGCCCGACAGCGTGGTTCGGGTGCAGGTGAGCCGCGTGACGAGCCCGCTCGACTCGTCGGCGCGGGTACTGACCGGGGCCAAGGTCTACCTGCTGGTGCCGGGCCAAGTCGCCGTGCCGCTGAGCAGCCAGGGCAAGGGCCTGTACTCCTTGCCCACCGCCCCCACCAGCCAGACGGCCTACACCCTGCAAGCCGAGCTCGACGGCTACCCCCCGGTGCAGGCCTCCGACACGATACCGGCCCGGGTACCCATCGACGAAGCCTGGTATTCCTTTCCCACCGGCACCGACCGAAACAATGAGCTGCTGGGCACTATCGTCGTGCGCTTCACCGACCCGGCCGCCCAGACGAACTTCTACGAGCTCAGCTGCTACCAGGAAAACCAGGGCGTCTTGCTCGATGTCCGGGGCAACGCGGCGGTGACGGCCGAAGACGACAAGGAGTACGAGCCCCAGTCTTTGGTTTTTTCGGACCGGCTCTTCAACGGGCAGGCTTTCGAGCTGCGGGCCTCGTTTTTAACCCACGGCCACAGCGGCGGCGGATCCAGCCCACCCACTACCCGGGACCCGCTGCTGGTACTGCGCACGGTGAGCCGGGCCTATTACCAGTACCGCAAAAGCTGGACCCGCCACCTGTACAACCAGGGCACCAAAGGCGACACCTACAACCTGAACCAGCTGCTGTTTTTGGGGGACCCCAGCACCATGTATTCCAACGTGGCCGGCGGCTACGGGGTGGTGGTAGGCTATTCCCAGCAGACGATGCGCCTGCTCCCCCGCTAA